Proteins encoded together in one uncultured Sphaerochaeta sp. window:
- a CDS encoding electron transfer flavoprotein subunit beta/FixA family protein, translating into MHSIVLIKQVPQTSDVQMDKETGTMIRSGSAAILNPLDVYALETALRIKDRSGGRVTVITMGPASAVKVLKESIAMGCDDVYHLNDRAFAGSDTWATSYVLAKAIEKVGIPDLVITGERATDGDTAQVGPAVASWLDLPVLSYVASVEEIDSKNLIAERLIEEGYQRVRSPLPALLTVVKEIAEPRLPTLKGKKRAMATEIITWSASDLDTDPAFLGLKGSPTRVVKIETPKVSRQCSMVKVEDDASLHVAVDQLFTFLEERDLLGGRNA; encoded by the coding sequence ATGCACAGTATAGTTCTTATCAAGCAGGTTCCACAGACCAGTGATGTCCAGATGGACAAGGAGACCGGTACCATGATCCGTAGCGGTTCTGCTGCCATCCTGAATCCATTGGATGTGTATGCCTTGGAAACGGCGTTACGAATCAAAGACCGCAGTGGTGGACGCGTGACGGTCATCACCATGGGGCCAGCGAGTGCTGTGAAAGTACTCAAGGAATCCATTGCCATGGGGTGTGATGATGTCTATCACCTGAATGACCGGGCCTTTGCAGGCTCCGATACCTGGGCAACCTCCTATGTACTGGCAAAAGCCATAGAGAAAGTTGGCATTCCTGATCTGGTCATTACCGGGGAGCGGGCAACCGATGGTGATACTGCCCAGGTTGGACCGGCAGTGGCTTCATGGTTGGACCTGCCGGTGCTCTCCTATGTTGCATCAGTAGAGGAGATTGATTCAAAGAACCTGATAGCCGAGCGTTTGATCGAGGAGGGGTACCAGCGAGTTAGGTCTCCTCTTCCTGCCCTCCTTACCGTGGTCAAGGAAATTGCCGAGCCTCGTCTTCCCACCCTCAAAGGAAAGAAACGTGCCATGGCCACAGAGATTATCACATGGAGTGCCTCCGATCTGGATACAGATCCAGCATTCTTGGGGCTGAAGGGATCTCCAACCCGGGTGGTAAAAATTGAGACTCCCAAAGTAAGCAGGCAATGCAGCATGGTGAAGGTAGAGGATGATGCTTCGCTTCATGTGGCAGTCGATCAATTGTTCACCTTCCTTGAGGAACGTGATTTGTTAGGAGGACGCAATGCATGA